In the genome of Oscarella lobularis chromosome 1, ooOscLobu1.1, whole genome shotgun sequence, one region contains:
- the LOC136199122 gene encoding uncharacterized protein, producing the protein MQERIERTKERLAQLEGTIGKKEGELAEKKRKNAENHRKLQEMEKETETLRSSLACRENEVKEIRERKLAVLPEEVKGIEAVASIKGEGNQKFIAARQKAEEAFELMSEEVKSSKNEVSMALDERISQLHLAIKSKDIQLAMLTEEWLKAKGNFTLCAVFEFFLDKIRTEGRLGPEVTYSFIAGQVPHLAATLPHCPCSINWAITLNSIVTCCQEMHGPADQELVTLYSKLEIHGRSFDEELFIERSRFTPVQLCILEKMCAQFNIRAKVV; encoded by the exons ATGCAGGAAAGAATTGAGCGTACGAAAGAGAGACTTGCGCAGTTGGAAGGAACAATTGGGAAAAAGGAAGGAGAGTtagcggagaagaagagaaagaatgcG GAGAATCACAGAAAATTGCAAGAAATGGAGAAAGAGACGGAGACTCTTCGATCTTCTTTAGCG TGTAGGGAGAATGAGGTCAAGGAAATTAGGGAGCGGAAACTTGCCGTTCTACCCGAGGAAGTAAAG GGAATAGAGGCAGTGGCATCGATAAAGGGGGAGGGAAATCAGAAATTTATCGCAGCACGCCAGAAGGCAGAGGAAGCATTTGAATTGATGAGTGAGGAAGTGAAGTCGTCAAAGAATGAAGTGTCAATG GCACTAGATGAACGAATTTCTCAACTGCATCTTGCTATAAAG TCGAAGGATATTCAACTTGCAATG CTGACAGAGGAATGGCTCAAAGCGAAAGGCAATTTCACCTTATGTGCGGTGTTTGAGTTTTTCCTAGATAAAATAAGAACCGAAGGGAGACTGGGACCCGAAGTCACATATTCATTCATTGCCGGCCAAGTTCCTCATTTGGCAGCAACTCTTCCTCATTGTCCATGTTCTATTAATTGGGCTATCACATTGAATTCAATTGTCACATGTTGTCAAGAAATGCATGGTCCTGCTGATCAGGAATTGGTTACTTTATATTCAAAGTTGGAAATCCACGGTCGTTCTTTTGACGAGGAACTGTTTATTGAAAGATCTCGTTTCACCCCTGTGCAGCTGTGCATCCTTGAAAAAATGTGCGCCCAATTCAACATACGAGCAAAAGTAGTCTAA
- the LOC136193414 gene encoding uncharacterized protein: MFVSLVGKCECDGDISAQWVESVRYDERGEEGRQKKGDKKSERENIKMHIPLKRKKRNTLNKVFKLISVLDSYVVRYVRSRVACTPRVSPHMLPRLLFGRSLSEKDEEIAYLKKRIAQLEGELSEEKIKNTETHRTLRGLEKEVDELRSLTRKDNEINDLKLAVLKEEVKGINAVLLEMENEELKLAAQKAEKLMMNKEKILIQNEIISMKTKQISDLEDTTKSKDNQFAMLKKELLKAKGTLTSCGVLEFFLDQIRAQGKLGSEVSYSSIARQVPHLATTLCHIAHSHNWALTLNSIVASCQQKK, translated from the exons ATGTTTGTCTCTTTGGTGGGAAAATGTGAATGTGATGGGGATATATCTGCCCAATGGGTAGAGTCAGTTCGTTATGATGAGAGGGGTGAAGAAGGGAGACAAAAAAAGGGAGataaaaaaagcgaaagggAAAATATAAAAATGCACATCCCTCttaaaaggaaaaaacggAACACATTAAATAAAGTTTTTAAACTAATTTCTGTGTTGGACAGTTACGTCGTTCGTTACGTCAGATCACGTGTTGCCTGCACGCCACGTGTCTCTCCACACATGTTGCCTCGTTTGCTTTTCG GACGCTCGCTCTCtgaaaaagatgaagaaatTGCGTACCTGAAAAAGAGGATTGCGCAGTTGGAAGGAGAGTTATCGgaggaaaaaataaagaataCG GAAACTCACAGAACATTGCGAGGTCTTGAGAAAGAGGTGGATGAACTTCGATCTCTAACG CGCAAAGACAATGAGATTAATGACCTGAAACTTGCCGTTCTGAAGGAGGAAGTAAAG GGAATAAACGCAGTTTTATTGGAAATGGAAAATGAGGAACTGAAATTGGCAGCGCAGAAGGCAGAGAAACTGATGATGAACAAGGAAAAAATTTTGATACAGAATGAAATAATATCG ATGAAAACGAAACAAATTTCTGATTTAGAAGATACTACAAAG TCGAAGGATAATCAATTTGCAATG CTGAAAAAGGAACTACTCAAAGCCAAAGGCACTTTGACCTCATGTGGGGTGCTTGAGTTTTTCCTTGACCAAATAAGAGCCCAAGGAAAACTGGGATCTGAGGTCTCCTATTCATCCATAGCTCGCCAAGTTCCTCATTTGGCAACAACTCTTTGTCACATTGCACATTCTCATAATTGGGCTCTCACATTGAATTCAATTGTGGCATCGTGTcagcaaaaaaaatga
- the LOC136196474 gene encoding mitochondria-eating protein-like, giving the protein MAASRIEDHLARFQKRPSPSSGQRLLACLLKCSAELADVLKGNGGFFNEQHISAFPEPHKSREKELERKCAELEKDKKLLEEDLRRKLNSAEHKYRKFLATASSTSEIDRLRKVEDDLRLKLKKTEERLGDKIRDNFRQAAVSGAGGLTENLSNPIRASKLAEKFQDLYSQDRMNFIDSLGYDVSEEETDLAIIDCLKIGYISAVHQRQKVESKVKHALGVKNRDPSVNSFSAIDLAVKEYLSKHASGMIKSMAKVQSAMKEKSFFFLRCSSGGKFIEKIAWFMWCACCQSPPVELIFNDTKYSPKRHEREYNSSRSSHHIKRVTWPVLSQMDYVLSKGHVVTENPSPAGKPIRISSNKDEIKQQLHKHLQRGRESKAGNRKVEGKHDVSGAAGVTYHAETSRSSRVTGTRRRSRSVPRKLSSRSSSSSSSASDATRDLYHSRESLALSTNHDITFNTRHSVASGVSSKSPNRDSTSDLLPRTWMAANLGRSGEGVSHTDPYYSRHSEKTRRKGPFS; this is encoded by the exons ATGGCGGCTTCGAGAATTGAAGATCATCTGGCTCGTTTTCAAAAGCGTCCATCGCCCAGCAGCGGCCAGCGGCTTTTAGCCTGTCTTCTGAAATGTTCAGCTGAACTCGCTGACGTTTTAAA AGGAAATGGCGGGTTCTTTAACGAGCAACATATTTCTGCTTTTCCCGAGCCTCACAAGTCGAGGGAGAAGGAATTAGAGCGAAAATGCGCCGAACTCGAGAAAGA TAAAAAGCTGTTGGAGGAAGATTTAAGACGCAAGTTGAATAGCGCAGAGCATAAATATCGAAA GTTTTTGGCGACAGCTTCGTCTACGTCTGAAATTGACAGGCTACGTAAGGTTGAAGACGATTTGAGGctaaaactgaaaaaaaccGAAGAACG gcttgGAGACAAGATTCGCGACAATTTTCGACAGGCGGCGGTGAGTGGTGCCGGCGGTTTGACGGAGAATCTCTCCAATCCAATCCGAGCAAGCAAACTAGCTGAAAAGTTTCAAGATTTATATAGTCAAGATCGAATGAACTTTATTGACTCTCTtggatatgacgtcagcgaagaagaaacagatTTAGCAATAATAGATTGCCTCAAG ATTGGGTATATATCAGCAGTGCATCAACGCCAAAAGGTTGAAAGCAAAGTGAAGCATGCATTGGGTGTCAAGAATAGGGACCCCAGCGTCAATTCCTTTTCTGCTATTGACTTGGCTGTCAAAGAGTATTTGAGCAAGCACGCCTCTGGCATGATTAAATCGATGGCTAAAGTGCAATCG GCTATGAAGGAGaaaagtttcttttttcttcgttgctCCTCAGGAGGAAAGTTTATTGAGAAAATTGCGTGGTTCATGTGGTGTGCCTGCTGTCAGTCGCCGCCTGTTGAGCTCATCTTTAATGACACCAAATACAGTCCAAAACGTCACGAACGTGAATACAATTCAAGTCGCAGTTCACATCATATCAAGCGTGTCACGTGGCCTGTGTTGTCTCAGATGGATTATGTACTCTCAAAGGGGCACGTTGTTACTGAAAATCCGTCACCAGCAGGGAAGCCAATTAGG ATCAGCAGCAATAAAGATGAAATTAAGCAGCAATTACATAAGCATCTGCAGCGAGGCAGGGAGTCAAAAGCGGGAAACCGAAAGGTCGAAGGAAAACATGATGTCAGTGGTGCAGCCGGCGTCACCTATCATGCTGAAACGTCACGCTCTTCACGCGTCACTGGCACAAGAAGGCGCTCCAGAAGTGTGCCTAGGAAATTGTCATCGagatcatcgtcatcatcgtcatcagcATCTGATGCCACTCGAGATCTATATCATTCCAGGGAATCATTGGCATTATCAACTAATCATGATATCACTTTCAATACGCGGCATTCAGTAGCGTCTGGGGTATCGTCAAAGTCACCGAATCGGGATTCTACGTCAGATCTGTTGCCTAGAACTTGGATGGCAGCTAATTTGGGCAGGAGTGGAGAGGGAGTCTCTCATACAGATCCATACTATTCAAGGCATAGTGAAAAAACACGGCGGAAGGGACCTTTTAGTTAA
- the LOC136187781 gene encoding RNA-binding protein 26-like isoform X2 produces the protein MNIKSVESLKTWLSAKLEPICDADPAALAKYVLALLKKNKSDEQLKELCIDQLEVFLSNETNRFVEKLFDALATESYMIEATLPSVAAATLTTDHSTKERSGRLFVETGRSKRMLSPPPPPPLHVASSSSLVATSLPRDRRVSEDFSRQDSIIDDDDRDFKRTKRASDRDSPRRRSPPPPPSRSRRPTSPISTISTINSRSRNWDRDRHSYGRRNRGGDDDVRRRRHFAYDDDDRRPGRYDDKDHHHHHHHGSGGGGGGGASGGEGPRSIHGSVHERLGPRSDGGGGFREESNLVSVVTTATLDDEDKKEEDVKGKCRDYEGDQCLYEHGNAVVMEDGSHSSNRTRGGFLPPRRPMLPMMNPIHPGMMRRHGDQFSANGYNPEAPSFDGQQLPPPLPPWRHPMMPMPPMPGGFGPRFGPRGFMGPYHVPGGPHFDRKRPREQRGDRDGAKIVATERDVSAVGGSQSRQSKEDAGKSGGGGDDERTDKQKLTSTLLLKKVPNHLNNISKLNGYFQRFGTIVNMQVGVLSDPESALIQFASHAGAKRAHDCPEAVFNNRFIKVFWYKDEMGTGSIQSVAPTRGGPKSGGLSLRGGAKVAPIKLQAQSASDDAGETSPAKPSGASPRTLPSPGSLSLNKIKPVASSPKPRKEVMQKNLELQKQKQALMAKQLEQQKRLISMLETNKKMSREDKLQVMQTLKSLSASISSLKDSVASGTEAAFKQATLAQTPKQTAAAATAATPEGSQDQLDSSTAGNSGEVSGGGGGGLDVSPKTFERQQRQILVTGFSEGSADDLTEHISDFAAIENILVADSDDSSFLITFKSRRDAEIVMAHGGVYKAKPISMEWFKGQRKQEQSADNGSPPPPPAPQDAEPSPKAPESVENENEYLDPDVRIEEEEEDGVELAFEGDEEDEEDEGSRSWRGR, from the exons ATGAACATAAAGAGCGTCGAATCGCTCAAAACGTGGCTTAGCGCCAAGCTCGAGCCAAT ATGCGACGCCGATCCGGCAGCGCTCGCCAAATACGTTCTCGCTCTCctcaagaaaaacaaatcgGACGAACAGCTCAAAGAACTGTGCATCGATCAACTCGAAGTATTTCTATCGAACG AAacgaatcgcttcgtcgaaaaacTCTTCGACGCTCTCGCGACGGAATCGTATATGATCGAAGCGACGCTGCCGtctgtcgccgccgctacgTTGACGACCGATCATTCGACGAAGGAGAGATCCGGCCGATTGTTCGTCGAGACGGGTCGTTCGAAGCGAAtgttgtcgccgccgccgccgccgcccttgcacgtcgcctcgtcgtcgtcgctcgtggcgacgtcgttgccgaGAGATCGTCGCGTGTCGGAGGATTTTTCTCGACAAGATTCG ATTATTGACGATGATGATCGCGATTTTAAACGGACGAAACGCGCGTCGGATCGCGACAGTCCGCGCCgccgttcgccgccgccgccgccgtcgcgttcccgtcgaccgacgtcgccgatttccACCATATCGACAATCAATTCGAGATCGCGCAACTGGGATCGCGATCGACATTCGtacggacgacgaaatcgcggcggcgacgacgacgtgcgacgtcgacggcacttcgcctacgacgacgacgatcggcgacCGGGTCGCTACGACGACAAGgatcatcaccatcatcatcaccatggaagcggcggcggaggaggaggcggcgcCAGCGGCGGAGAAGGACCGCGAAGTATTCACGGAAGTGTCCACGAACGCCTTGGACCTCgatccgacggcggcggcggatttCGCGAGGAGTCGAACTTGGTGTCGGTTgtcacgacggcgacgttggaTGACGAGGAcaagaaggaggaggacgtGAAGGGAAAGTGTCGCGATTACGAAG GCGATCAGTGTCTCTACGAGCATggcaacgccgtcgtcatggaaGACGGCTCGCACAGTAGCAATCGTACGAGAGGCGGATTCTTGCCGCCGAGACGGCCCATGCTACCCATGATGAATCCAATACATCCAGGCATGATGCGGAGACACG GCGATCAGTTCTCCGCCAATGGCTATAATCCCGAAGCGCCGTCGTTTGACGGACAGCAATtaccgccgccgttgccgccgtgGCGTCATCCTATGATGCCGATGCCGCCGATGCCGGGCGGCTTCGGACCGCGATTTGGTCCGC GAGGGTTCATGGGCCCCTATCACGTGCCAGGGGGACCTCATTTCGATCGAAAGAGGCCGCGAGAGCAGAGAGGCGATCGAGACGGAGCCAAGATAGTTGCGACGGAACGCGACGTGTCGGCTGTCGGCGGCTCCCAGTCGCGACAGAGCAAGGAAGACGCCGGaaagagcggcggcggcggcgacgacgagagaacaGACAAGcagaaattgacgtcaacgttACTGTTGAAAAAAGTGCCAAATCACTTGAACAACATATCGAAATTGAACGGATACTTTCAAAGATTCGGAACGATAGTGAATATGcaa gtTGGAGTTCTGAGTGATCCGGAATCGGCTCTCATTCAATTCGCGTCGCACGCCGGCGCGAAACGGGCGCACGATTGCCCAGAAGCGGTCTTCAACAATCGCTTCATCAAAGTCTTCTGGTACAAAGACGAAATGGGAACGGGATCG ATACAAAGTGTTGCGCCAACGCGAGGTGGGCCCAAATCCGGAGGCCTCTCATTGAGGGGTGGTGCCAAGGTGGCGCCTATCAAACTGCAGGCGCAGAGTGCTTCGGATGACGCcggcgaaacgtcgcctGCGAAGCCAAGCGGCGCTTCTCCGAGGACTCTTCCCTCACCTGGATCACTGTCTCTAAATAAAATCAAG CCTGTTGCTAGTAGTCCCAAGCCCAGGAAG GAGGTAATGCAGAAGAATTTGGAGTTGCAAAAGCAGAAGCAGGCGTTGATGGCAAAGCAGTTAGAACAGCAGAAA CGACTCATTTCAATGCTGGAAACAAACAAGAAAATGTCTCGCGAAGACAAACTACAAGTAATGCAG ACCCTGAAGAGTCTTTCGGCGAGTATCTCGTCGCTCAAGGACTCCGTTGCGAGTGGAACTGAAGCGGCGTTCAAACAGGCGACATTGGCTCAGACTCCAAAgcaaacggcggcggcggcgacggcggcgacaccCGAAGGCAGTCAAGatcaa CTGGATTCGTCAACGGCTGGAAATTCGGGG GAGGTAAgcggtggtggtggcggtGGACTCGACGTCAGTCCCAAGACGTTCGAAAGGCAACAACGTCAAATTCTCGTTACTGGGTTCAGCGAGGGAAGCGCCGACGATCTTACTGAGCACATTTCT GACTTTGCCGCTATAGAAAATATTCTCGTAGCCGATAGCGACGATTCTTCGTTTCTGATCACGTTCAAGAGCCGAAGAGATGCGGAGATA GTGATGGCTCACGGTGGAGTTTACAAGGCAAAGCCCATATCTATGGAATGGTTCAAAGGCCAGCGCAAGCAAGAACAGAGTGCCGATAAcggttcgccgccgccgccgccggctccCCAAGATGCGGAGCCCTCGCCCAAGGCACCCGAATCCGtcgaaaatgaaaatgaataCTTG GACcctgacgtcagaattgaggaggaggaggaggacggTGTCGAGTTGGCGTTCGAAGGAGatgaggaagacgaggaggatGAGGGCAGTCGATCTTGGAGAGGTCGGTGA
- the LOC136187781 gene encoding RNA-binding protein 26-like isoform X1 translates to MNIKSVESLKTWLSAKLEPICDADPAALAKYVLALLKKNKSDEQLKELCIDQLEVFLSNETNRFVEKLFDALATESYMIEATLPSVAAATLTTDHSTKERSGRLFVETGRSKRMLSPPPPPPLHVASSSSLVATSLPRDRRVSEDFSRQDSIIDDDDRDFKRTKRASDRDSPRRRSPPPPPSRSRRPTSPISTISTINSRSRNWDRDRHSYGRRNRGGDDDVRRRRHFAYDDDDRRPGRYDDKDHHHHHHHGSGGGGGGGASGGEGPRSIHGSVHERLGPRSDGGGGFREESNLVSVVTTATLDDEDKKEEDVKGKCRDYEEKGFCVQGDQCLYEHGNAVVMEDGSHSSNRTRGGFLPPRRPMLPMMNPIHPGMMRRHGDQFSANGYNPEAPSFDGQQLPPPLPPWRHPMMPMPPMPGGFGPRFGPRGFMGPYHVPGGPHFDRKRPREQRGDRDGAKIVATERDVSAVGGSQSRQSKEDAGKSGGGGDDERTDKQKLTSTLLLKKVPNHLNNISKLNGYFQRFGTIVNMQVGVLSDPESALIQFASHAGAKRAHDCPEAVFNNRFIKVFWYKDEMGTGSIQSVAPTRGGPKSGGLSLRGGAKVAPIKLQAQSASDDAGETSPAKPSGASPRTLPSPGSLSLNKIKPVASSPKPRKEVMQKNLELQKQKQALMAKQLEQQKRLISMLETNKKMSREDKLQVMQTLKSLSASISSLKDSVASGTEAAFKQATLAQTPKQTAAAATAATPEGSQDQLDSSTAGNSGEVSGGGGGGLDVSPKTFERQQRQILVTGFSEGSADDLTEHISDFAAIENILVADSDDSSFLITFKSRRDAEIVMAHGGVYKAKPISMEWFKGQRKQEQSADNGSPPPPPAPQDAEPSPKAPESVENENEYLDPDVRIEEEEEDGVELAFEGDEEDEEDEGSRSWRGR, encoded by the exons ATGAACATAAAGAGCGTCGAATCGCTCAAAACGTGGCTTAGCGCCAAGCTCGAGCCAAT ATGCGACGCCGATCCGGCAGCGCTCGCCAAATACGTTCTCGCTCTCctcaagaaaaacaaatcgGACGAACAGCTCAAAGAACTGTGCATCGATCAACTCGAAGTATTTCTATCGAACG AAacgaatcgcttcgtcgaaaaacTCTTCGACGCTCTCGCGACGGAATCGTATATGATCGAAGCGACGCTGCCGtctgtcgccgccgctacgTTGACGACCGATCATTCGACGAAGGAGAGATCCGGCCGATTGTTCGTCGAGACGGGTCGTTCGAAGCGAAtgttgtcgccgccgccgccgccgcccttgcacgtcgcctcgtcgtcgtcgctcgtggcgacgtcgttgccgaGAGATCGTCGCGTGTCGGAGGATTTTTCTCGACAAGATTCG ATTATTGACGATGATGATCGCGATTTTAAACGGACGAAACGCGCGTCGGATCGCGACAGTCCGCGCCgccgttcgccgccgccgccgccgtcgcgttcccgtcgaccgacgtcgccgatttccACCATATCGACAATCAATTCGAGATCGCGCAACTGGGATCGCGATCGACATTCGtacggacgacgaaatcgcggcggcgacgacgacgtgcgacgtcgacggcacttcgcctacgacgacgacgatcggcgacCGGGTCGCTACGACGACAAGgatcatcaccatcatcatcaccatggaagcggcggcggaggaggaggcggcgcCAGCGGCGGAGAAGGACCGCGAAGTATTCACGGAAGTGTCCACGAACGCCTTGGACCTCgatccgacggcggcggcggatttCGCGAGGAGTCGAACTTGGTGTCGGTTgtcacgacggcgacgttggaTGACGAGGAcaagaaggaggaggacgtGAAGGGAAAGTGTCGCGATTACGAAG AGAAGGGTTTCTGTGTTCAAGGCGATCAGTGTCTCTACGAGCATggcaacgccgtcgtcatggaaGACGGCTCGCACAGTAGCAATCGTACGAGAGGCGGATTCTTGCCGCCGAGACGGCCCATGCTACCCATGATGAATCCAATACATCCAGGCATGATGCGGAGACACG GCGATCAGTTCTCCGCCAATGGCTATAATCCCGAAGCGCCGTCGTTTGACGGACAGCAATtaccgccgccgttgccgccgtgGCGTCATCCTATGATGCCGATGCCGCCGATGCCGGGCGGCTTCGGACCGCGATTTGGTCCGC GAGGGTTCATGGGCCCCTATCACGTGCCAGGGGGACCTCATTTCGATCGAAAGAGGCCGCGAGAGCAGAGAGGCGATCGAGACGGAGCCAAGATAGTTGCGACGGAACGCGACGTGTCGGCTGTCGGCGGCTCCCAGTCGCGACAGAGCAAGGAAGACGCCGGaaagagcggcggcggcggcgacgacgagagaacaGACAAGcagaaattgacgtcaacgttACTGTTGAAAAAAGTGCCAAATCACTTGAACAACATATCGAAATTGAACGGATACTTTCAAAGATTCGGAACGATAGTGAATATGcaa gtTGGAGTTCTGAGTGATCCGGAATCGGCTCTCATTCAATTCGCGTCGCACGCCGGCGCGAAACGGGCGCACGATTGCCCAGAAGCGGTCTTCAACAATCGCTTCATCAAAGTCTTCTGGTACAAAGACGAAATGGGAACGGGATCG ATACAAAGTGTTGCGCCAACGCGAGGTGGGCCCAAATCCGGAGGCCTCTCATTGAGGGGTGGTGCCAAGGTGGCGCCTATCAAACTGCAGGCGCAGAGTGCTTCGGATGACGCcggcgaaacgtcgcctGCGAAGCCAAGCGGCGCTTCTCCGAGGACTCTTCCCTCACCTGGATCACTGTCTCTAAATAAAATCAAG CCTGTTGCTAGTAGTCCCAAGCCCAGGAAG GAGGTAATGCAGAAGAATTTGGAGTTGCAAAAGCAGAAGCAGGCGTTGATGGCAAAGCAGTTAGAACAGCAGAAA CGACTCATTTCAATGCTGGAAACAAACAAGAAAATGTCTCGCGAAGACAAACTACAAGTAATGCAG ACCCTGAAGAGTCTTTCGGCGAGTATCTCGTCGCTCAAGGACTCCGTTGCGAGTGGAACTGAAGCGGCGTTCAAACAGGCGACATTGGCTCAGACTCCAAAgcaaacggcggcggcggcgacggcggcgacaccCGAAGGCAGTCAAGatcaa CTGGATTCGTCAACGGCTGGAAATTCGGGG GAGGTAAgcggtggtggtggcggtGGACTCGACGTCAGTCCCAAGACGTTCGAAAGGCAACAACGTCAAATTCTCGTTACTGGGTTCAGCGAGGGAAGCGCCGACGATCTTACTGAGCACATTTCT GACTTTGCCGCTATAGAAAATATTCTCGTAGCCGATAGCGACGATTCTTCGTTTCTGATCACGTTCAAGAGCCGAAGAGATGCGGAGATA GTGATGGCTCACGGTGGAGTTTACAAGGCAAAGCCCATATCTATGGAATGGTTCAAAGGCCAGCGCAAGCAAGAACAGAGTGCCGATAAcggttcgccgccgccgccgccggctccCCAAGATGCGGAGCCCTCGCCCAAGGCACCCGAATCCGtcgaaaatgaaaatgaataCTTG GACcctgacgtcagaattgaggaggaggaggaggacggTGTCGAGTTGGCGTTCGAAGGAGatgaggaagacgaggaggatGAGGGCAGTCGATCTTGGAGAGGTCGGTGA